Proteins encoded together in one Marispirochaeta sp. window:
- a CDS encoding ABC transporter ATP-binding protein — protein sequence MTIPRTAIAAKNLTFCYSHRTRRQQAEKAILDNLTMEIQSGEFTGILGPNGSGKTTLLRNILRYLESDRGTISVYERSQRDYSARELAEKMSLVPQKSGGGASLSVHEMILLGRLVHLENRWEGFSALDHSIVDHVIDVLDLNEFRDRRCHTLSGGEFQKVLLARALVQQSSILLLDEATASLDLRHATEIMDMVRRQTGSGKTVIAVMHDLNLAARYCDRVILLKNGRVRYSGSPAEVYQRAIIREIYEIDAYISADDEGIPFVLPKCKAFCGEQQMTKEVV from the coding sequence ATGACCATTCCGCGGACAGCCATTGCCGCCAAAAATCTGACCTTCTGCTATAGCCACCGGACGCGCAGACAACAGGCAGAGAAGGCGATTCTCGACAACCTGACTATGGAAATACAGTCCGGTGAGTTTACCGGAATTCTGGGACCCAACGGTTCAGGAAAAACAACGCTGCTTAGGAACATCCTTCGTTATCTGGAATCAGACAGGGGAACAATATCTGTGTACGAACGTTCCCAGAGAGACTACTCCGCCAGGGAGTTGGCAGAGAAAATGAGCCTGGTTCCCCAGAAGTCCGGAGGCGGGGCTTCACTTTCTGTTCACGAAATGATCCTTTTGGGGCGGCTGGTACATCTGGAGAACCGTTGGGAGGGATTTTCTGCCCTGGATCACAGTATTGTTGACCACGTAATCGACGTACTGGACCTGAATGAATTCCGTGACCGCCGCTGCCATACTCTCTCCGGGGGTGAGTTCCAAAAGGTTCTTCTCGCCAGAGCGCTGGTTCAACAAAGCAGCATATTACTTCTCGACGAGGCCACAGCCAGTCTCGATCTGCGCCATGCCACAGAAATCATGGACATGGTGCGAAGACAGACCGGCTCCGGAAAAACCGTCATTGCCGTCATGCATGACCTCAATCTCGCAGCCCGTTACTGCGACCGGGTAATTCTGTTGAAAAATGGCCGGGTCCGTTATTCAGGTTCTCCCGCTGAAGTTTACCAGCGGGCCATTATCCGGGAAATCTATGAGATTGATGCCTATATCTCCGCGGACGACGAAGGAATCCCTTTTGTGCTGCCGAAATGCAAAGCTTTCTGCGGGGAGCAACAGATGACGAAGGAGGTGGTATGA
- a CDS encoding coproporphyrinogen-III oxidase family protein — protein MNRERRFRSHHDAEHALRSALNISSRRPAGPPMGEDGSASSLEKLLHSKPGNSPRGVYLHVPFCDRICTFCNMNRKLAAMDGLQKYSAKLEKEFLDAGQTPYVQEKEFDVMYFGGGTPTVFPPAELENLLDTVTRNIPLSSSAEWTVETTLHNLSDEKIKMLARAGVNRLSVGIQTFSDRGRKLLGRTGNQESIVTRMEQVRRLFDGTLGIDIIYSYPGQTLQELDEDLLWTERLGIDGVSFYSLMIQEDSTLSRRIQEGSLMFERNIGGDLELHNRLYRGMLDHGFELLELTKMVKPGRDEYRYIKVRYSNGDILPLGTGAGGRIGNHQVYRMAPGRDMIAPVNTAFDGYNLLLGYLQYGLYDGEELSLRCPDCPPEYVLSLLKQYSAEGLLEKKAPDSWRLTPEGVFWGNNLAVDFMQKVIRKSGVIYETSNC, from the coding sequence ATGAACAGAGAAAGACGATTCCGTTCCCACCATGATGCTGAACATGCCTTACGAAGCGCATTGAATATAAGCTCCCGACGACCCGCCGGTCCGCCTATGGGAGAAGACGGAAGCGCTTCATCCCTGGAAAAACTGCTGCACAGCAAACCTGGAAACTCCCCCAGGGGGGTATACCTTCATGTTCCGTTCTGCGACAGAATCTGCACCTTCTGCAACATGAATCGCAAACTGGCGGCCATGGATGGACTGCAAAAGTACTCCGCGAAGCTGGAAAAGGAGTTTCTGGATGCAGGACAAACCCCCTATGTACAGGAAAAAGAGTTCGACGTGATGTATTTCGGAGGAGGCACCCCTACGGTCTTTCCTCCGGCAGAACTCGAGAACCTCCTCGATACTGTCACCCGGAACATTCCACTCAGCAGTTCCGCTGAGTGGACAGTGGAAACCACCCTGCACAACCTGAGTGATGAAAAAATAAAGATGCTTGCCCGGGCAGGTGTCAATCGCCTTAGTGTGGGAATACAGACATTCTCCGACAGGGGACGTAAGCTTCTGGGACGCACCGGAAACCAGGAGAGTATTGTCACCCGCATGGAACAGGTACGGAGACTCTTTGACGGTACTTTAGGAATAGACATCATATACAGTTACCCTGGCCAGACCCTCCAGGAACTGGATGAAGATCTTCTATGGACAGAGCGTCTGGGAATAGACGGGGTCAGCTTTTATTCCCTGATGATTCAGGAGGACTCAACCCTGAGCAGGCGAATACAGGAAGGGAGTCTCATGTTTGAGCGAAATATAGGGGGGGACCTTGAGCTGCACAACCGCCTTTACAGAGGGATGTTGGACCACGGGTTCGAACTCCTGGAACTGACCAAGATGGTCAAGCCGGGCAGAGACGAGTACCGTTATATCAAGGTCAGGTACAGCAACGGAGATATTCTTCCCCTGGGAACAGGCGCCGGCGGCCGAATCGGGAACCACCAGGTTTACCGTATGGCCCCGGGACGGGACATGATCGCACCGGTTAATACAGCATTTGACGGATACAACCTGCTTCTCGGTTACCTCCAGTACGGACTGTATGATGGGGAAGAGCTTTCCCTCCGCTGTCCTGACTGTCCTCCCGAGTATGTTCTGTCCCTCTTGAAACAGTATTCAGCCGAAGGTCTGCTGGAGAAGAAAGCACCTGATTCGTGGAGGCTTACTCCGGAGGGTGTGTTCTGGGGCAACAATCTTGCAGTCGATTTTATGCAGAAAGTAATTCGTAAATCAGGAGTCATCTATGAAACATCCAACTGTTAA
- a CDS encoding ABC transporter substrate-binding protein, whose product MKHPTVKTALILLTFLTSEALFASGSGDHSRSDTGTRAVLPEGHPLVHWRANDSIGDWYFEIGSGNRIFLIDSLGNRLELKELNSFVITSAGAIETFYMIGAEDRISAIGTSRAGIWPEDKTADLPSVGNLARPSFEKIIAAEPDLTIINGMNSDLAQQLTAVGIPVLVHNPGSIEEIINSILVLGILSGTKEKAVELVSERWGALQKIQNELNEEPLNLKGAFVYALEPLQAFSIESLPGEILKILGVSNIAASTSGQRPILTTEYILQQNPDFLFGAMSINNEKDLLNANSAITKTRAGQEKNIFIIPSQLILRPSPRIIDALSMLHEKLKEIGPASTDGEAD is encoded by the coding sequence ATGAAACATCCAACTGTTAAAACAGCGCTCATTCTACTGACATTTCTCACCTCCGAAGCTCTTTTCGCCAGCGGAAGCGGAGACCATTCCCGTTCAGATACCGGCACCAGGGCGGTTCTTCCCGAAGGTCACCCTCTTGTACACTGGAGGGCAAACGATTCAATCGGTGATTGGTATTTTGAGATTGGAAGTGGAAACAGAATCTTTCTGATCGATAGTCTTGGAAACAGACTGGAGCTTAAGGAACTGAACAGCTTCGTTATTACATCTGCCGGTGCTATAGAGACTTTCTACATGATCGGGGCGGAGGACAGGATTTCCGCTATAGGTACTTCCCGCGCAGGTATCTGGCCGGAGGATAAGACTGCTGATCTTCCCAGCGTTGGGAACCTGGCCCGGCCAAGTTTTGAAAAGATTATCGCCGCCGAACCGGACCTGACAATTATCAATGGGATGAACAGTGATCTTGCACAGCAGCTTACAGCGGTGGGGATTCCCGTACTTGTACATAATCCCGGATCCATAGAGGAAATCATCAACTCTATACTGGTCCTTGGTATCCTGAGCGGCACCAAGGAGAAAGCGGTGGAACTGGTATCGGAGCGATGGGGTGCCCTGCAGAAAATACAAAACGAGCTTAACGAAGAACCCCTGAATCTGAAGGGGGCCTTTGTCTATGCCCTTGAACCTCTGCAGGCGTTTTCCATCGAATCTCTTCCCGGGGAGATCCTGAAGATTCTGGGGGTAAGCAATATTGCAGCCAGCACAAGCGGCCAAAGACCAATCCTGACTACCGAGTATATCCTGCAACAGAACCCGGACTTTCTTTTTGGAGCAATGTCCATTAATAATGAGAAGGACCTTCTGAACGCCAATTCAGCCATAACAAAGACCCGGGCAGGGCAGGAGAAAAACATTTTCATTATTCCCAGTCAGCTTATTCTGCGCCCCTCACCGCGGATCATTGACGCCCTGAGCATGCTGCATGAGAAACTTAAGGAGATCGGTCCTGCCTCAACTGACGGAGAGGCAGACTGA
- a CDS encoding transposase, whose product MSRKEYRDLLVINKAYDQQMYLYQKHKHSIRGKIVSLSHPHVRPIARGKARGAYEFRAKISAAIAEHGLMYIDRLEWEPYNESGDLQMQVERYRDRFGHYPESVHVDKIYRTRENRAWCEERKIRLSGPPLGRPVSTAGIDKKILRAKRKQERRDESIRQAIEGAFGVGKR is encoded by the coding sequence TTGAGTAGGAAAGAATATAGGGATTTGCTGGTAATCAACAAAGCGTATGATCAGCAGATGTATCTATACCAGAAACATAAACACTCGATCCGCGGAAAGATCGTCAGTTTGTCGCATCCTCATGTTCGTCCGATCGCCCGCGGAAAAGCACGAGGGGCCTATGAGTTCAGAGCCAAGATATCTGCAGCAATTGCTGAACATGGACTGATGTATATCGACCGGCTGGAGTGGGAACCGTACAATGAAAGCGGTGACTTGCAGATGCAGGTGGAGCGCTATAGAGATCGATTTGGTCATTATCCTGAATCGGTCCATGTGGATAAGATCTATCGGACGCGGGAGAACAGGGCCTGGTGTGAAGAACGTAAGATCAGATTATCTGGGCCTCCCCTGGGCCGTCCGGTGAGCACTGCAGGTATTGATAAAAAGATTCTGAGGGCGAAAAGAAAACAGGAACGCCGGGATGAAAGTATCCGCCAGGCAATCGAAGGTGCATTTGGTGTTGGGAAGAGGTGA
- a CDS encoding transposase: protein MWISICLLVAACEPITVGYKWPGLSPWKEIEPRYAYKFSKEKGRRAKSVRVVLGALIIKEKKNLTDEETILEIQENPYLQYFLGFESYQEDPIFEASLMVYFRKRLGSEIIVEVNELIAK from the coding sequence TTGTGGATTTCTATCTGCCTTTTGGTGGCCGCCTGCGAGCCGATAACCGTTGGGTACAAATGGCCAGGATTATCCCCCTGGAAAGAGATAGAACCGCGGTATGCGTATAAGTTTTCCAAAGAAAAAGGACGCCGAGCGAAGAGCGTTCGGGTTGTCTTGGGAGCCCTTATCATCAAGGAAAAGAAGAACCTTACGGATGAAGAAACGATACTGGAAATCCAGGAAAATCCGTATCTTCAATATTTTCTTGGCTTTGAATCTTATCAGGAAGACCCCATCTTTGAAGCGAGTCTGATGGTGTATTTTCGAAAACGCCTGGGCAGTGAGATTATCGTGGAAGTGAATGAACTTATCGCAAAATAA
- a CDS encoding 7TM diverse intracellular signaling domain-containing protein: MNTIKKCFARLLLFPFILLLPVLASAADPAAITISGNFQEGFYIGKDLEIVSEEVVFSNLSRFRTLPPEVRNILLSGKMSSDPEINVILTHTENGYRVEMEKIETGRKIIIEWGVEDASAPEISASYRKSEEKLPVLDFSGNAYWIKFALNNPGLKPVNLMIQLEKSIYSWYDLFYPHGGGYRMIAGAYEFPMNRRAVQDSRIVFPLRLEPGLHSFYIRTDSQLVDTVPIRLWTERGYYRHSMRNKFIYGGIFGATFILLMYALFLAVSVREKGYFYLAMLIAAGYMVHIASSGLGFELIWQQHPMFSIALFSLAYPLTVIVNLLFCRYYLDTKTHTPGIDRILSAMIYIAVLLAAVQFFIPISGRCVFTTFSMVLDYLTVLPMIYATIVSLIRKKSPENRKAIFMLTAVSFQLLSYIEFWMSYSNLLPLGLIDFIHVRSLGFVLVMLLGLRYKLRELEQSITGIRSELNALISKRESERREKAVTDNTQIKVEAVRDLIEARYRDPLSRYDLAASVNMSQDHLGRMFKLLTGEKISDYINRLRVDEACRMLTETDRKIIDIAFDVGFENLRTFNLCFVRVAGASPSVYRGSPEK; this comes from the coding sequence ATGAATACCATTAAAAAATGTTTTGCGAGGCTTCTCCTTTTCCCTTTTATACTTCTGCTGCCGGTGCTCGCATCCGCCGCGGACCCCGCTGCGATAACCATCTCCGGAAATTTCCAGGAAGGTTTTTATATTGGGAAAGACCTGGAGATAGTGAGTGAGGAGGTCGTTTTCTCAAATCTCAGCCGGTTCAGGACCCTGCCTCCAGAGGTTCGTAATATCCTTCTGTCGGGGAAAATGAGTTCGGATCCTGAAATAAATGTAATCCTCACACACACGGAAAACGGCTATCGGGTCGAAATGGAAAAAATAGAAACTGGTCGGAAAATAATTATTGAATGGGGTGTTGAAGATGCCTCCGCTCCCGAAATTTCTGCCTCCTACAGAAAATCCGAAGAAAAGTTGCCGGTACTGGACTTTTCGGGAAACGCCTACTGGATAAAATTTGCCCTGAATAACCCCGGTCTGAAGCCAGTGAATCTGATGATTCAACTGGAAAAGAGCATATACTCCTGGTACGATCTGTTTTATCCCCATGGCGGCGGATACAGAATGATCGCAGGGGCGTATGAATTCCCGATGAACAGAAGAGCCGTTCAGGACAGCAGAATAGTATTCCCTTTGCGGCTGGAGCCGGGGCTCCACAGTTTTTATATAAGGACCGACAGCCAACTTGTCGACACTGTGCCGATCCGGCTGTGGACGGAAAGAGGATATTACCGGCACAGCATGAGGAACAAATTCATCTATGGCGGCATCTTCGGAGCGACCTTCATTCTGCTGATGTATGCCCTTTTCCTGGCGGTTTCAGTACGGGAAAAAGGGTATTTTTATTTGGCCATGCTCATTGCTGCCGGATATATGGTTCATATAGCCAGTTCCGGTCTGGGATTTGAACTTATATGGCAGCAGCATCCGATGTTCAGCATCGCCCTTTTCAGTCTGGCATATCCTCTGACCGTAATAGTAAACCTTCTGTTCTGCAGATATTATCTGGACACGAAGACTCATACGCCTGGTATAGACCGTATTCTGTCTGCAATGATCTATATTGCGGTACTGCTGGCAGCAGTCCAGTTCTTTATTCCGATTTCGGGGCGCTGCGTCTTCACAACTTTTTCGATGGTCCTGGATTACTTGACGGTGCTTCCCATGATCTATGCCACAATCGTTTCTCTTATCCGGAAAAAATCGCCTGAAAACAGGAAAGCGATTTTCATGCTGACAGCAGTCAGCTTTCAGCTGTTATCCTATATCGAATTCTGGATGAGCTACTCCAATCTCCTGCCTCTGGGACTGATTGATTTTATCCACGTGAGAAGCCTTGGCTTCGTTCTGGTAATGCTCCTCGGGTTGAGGTACAAACTCAGGGAACTTGAGCAGAGTATTACGGGAATACGGAGTGAATTGAATGCTCTTATCAGTAAAAGGGAATCAGAACGCAGGGAAAAGGCAGTTACCGATAATACCCAGATCAAGGTGGAGGCGGTACGCGATCTGATCGAAGCCAGGTACAGGGATCCCCTGTCAAGATACGATCTTGCTGCTTCGGTAAATATGAGCCAGGATCATCTGGGAAGAATGTTTAAACTCCTTACTGGAGAGAAGATCTCGGATTATATCAACAGACTGAGGGTAGATGAAGCCTGCAGGATGCTGACCGAAACTGATCGTAAGATTATTGATATCGCCTTTGATGTCGGATTCGAAAACCTGAGGACATTCAATCTCTGTTTTGTCAGGGTGGCTGGTGCTTCCCCAAGCGTGTACAGAGGGTCTCCTGAAAAATAG
- a CDS encoding nitrilase-related carbon-nitrogen hydrolase encodes MSNISVQVNYKPLLWFIGGFGAFIFTRVMNYIPIALPVGALLILRFSRSRKTFKGVLLTVSGFIISILASELFPLPASEAAFIIFHILKLTVKGIFFSLPYLIDRIVYKKPDGFLRTLVFPVAAVTVYFLDSTLGLFKGTAFYYAFMQYGSSSLVQFLSIAGIWGTGFILLWSSSVVCWILENGFEWKIIRKGVSVYVGIILLVFAYGGIRTSPMFYAYSGKTVTTASIILAEISPMEVFEKLDGRKFSDLNLVVPEIEKRVRQAAGAGAEIAALQEFAAIIPQEEEDAFIGRMRRIATDNSIYLCVNYVSLPPRHSGRHDYSFGLIELDDGEEGKNKALLIDSNGEIKIEYTKRHVNLLEGNYILESSSEQIPVADTAFGRIGVVVCKDMEYSRFMRQAAQKHADLIIAPSSEATRALAITYSQMLRAVEYGFSFIRPCSYGLSVAVDYHGNILASSNSFTSPGNTMYAEVPVPGTSTLYGITGDLFAWICCSVFFLFLLHILYTGLKDMKK; translated from the coding sequence ATGTCAAACATTTCAGTGCAAGTCAATTACAAACCGCTGCTATGGTTTATCGGCGGATTCGGTGCTTTTATTTTCACACGGGTAATGAATTATATACCCATAGCTCTGCCTGTCGGCGCTCTGCTGATTCTCAGGTTCAGCAGATCCCGGAAAACGTTCAAGGGAGTCCTCTTGACTGTTTCAGGATTTATTATATCCATACTGGCAAGTGAGCTGTTTCCTCTCCCTGCTTCCGAAGCAGCATTCATTATTTTTCATATCCTCAAGCTGACTGTAAAGGGAATCTTTTTCTCTCTTCCGTACCTGATCGACAGGATTGTATATAAAAAACCGGATGGTTTCCTCAGAACTCTTGTTTTTCCGGTTGCCGCGGTAACAGTATATTTTCTTGATTCCACTTTAGGACTTTTCAAGGGAACGGCCTTTTACTATGCCTTCATGCAGTATGGGAGCTCTTCCCTTGTCCAGTTCCTTTCAATAGCCGGTATATGGGGAACCGGATTTATTCTTCTATGGAGTTCCTCTGTCGTCTGCTGGATCCTTGAGAATGGTTTTGAGTGGAAGATTATCAGAAAGGGGGTTTCAGTCTACGTTGGGATTATACTGCTTGTGTTTGCCTACGGCGGAATACGAACATCGCCGATGTTCTATGCTTATTCCGGGAAAACAGTTACCACCGCGTCAATTATTCTGGCCGAGATCAGTCCCATGGAAGTCTTCGAGAAACTGGACGGCAGAAAATTCTCCGATCTGAACTTGGTGGTTCCCGAAATAGAAAAACGAGTCCGTCAGGCTGCCGGGGCCGGGGCCGAGATCGCGGCGCTGCAGGAGTTTGCTGCAATTATTCCTCAGGAGGAAGAAGATGCTTTTATCGGACGAATGCGAAGAATTGCCACGGATAACAGCATATATCTATGCGTGAACTATGTCTCTCTGCCTCCCCGGCATTCCGGACGTCATGACTATTCCTTCGGATTGATAGAACTTGATGATGGCGAAGAAGGAAAAAACAAAGCGCTTCTTATAGACAGTAATGGAGAGATAAAGATTGAATACACAAAGCGTCATGTTAACCTGCTTGAGGGCAACTATATTCTTGAGTCTTCTTCGGAGCAGATCCCCGTAGCCGATACTGCTTTCGGCAGGATAGGCGTCGTAGTCTGCAAGGATATGGAATATTCCCGCTTCATGCGGCAGGCTGCTCAGAAGCACGCCGATCTCATTATTGCTCCCTCCTCGGAAGCAACCCGTGCACTGGCAATTACCTACAGTCAGATGCTGAGAGCGGTAGAATACGGGTTCTCATTTATTCGTCCCTGCAGTTACGGTCTTTCAGTGGCGGTGGATTATCATGGAAATATTCTGGCCTCAAGTAACTCATTTACATCTCCGGGAAACACTATGTACGCGGAAGTTCCCGTCCCGGGCACATCAACCCTGTATGGAATTACAGGTGATCTGTTCGCCTGGATATGCTGTTCGGTCTTTTTCCTGTTTCTCCTGCACATATTGTATACAGGCTTAAAGGACATGAAAAAATAG
- a CDS encoding DUF6268 family outer membrane beta-barrel protein: MRKWGILFLFLVGIQGLIFAQQAPEIKVNYRLLPRADFDASASFPQVFSRGKTVFVNTVRCGYTVYDLDDWGVDWESAGDTAEFYSLTYTLVYMQQFSAFWSFMARSSAGLASDFEKNISGDDISFSEMLILMHRFSSGFSLGGGALYSLRAQEVYPLPFLVFEWIPVKGMKIAGIVPDSIRISFIFQESTGFELFLKKESFNYHGNPDKYRVDNPRLVYTNLIAGSVLRVTVSESIKLNFECGYAFGGKFKLYNGHDKEMSIDTDPEMHAKIGLSAGI, from the coding sequence ATGAGAAAATGGGGTATTCTGTTTCTTTTCCTGGTCGGAATTCAGGGACTGATATTCGCTCAGCAGGCACCAGAAATTAAAGTGAATTACAGACTCCTTCCACGTGCGGACTTCGATGCAAGTGCATCATTTCCGCAGGTTTTCAGCAGGGGGAAAACAGTATTCGTCAATACTGTCCGCTGCGGATACACAGTTTACGATCTTGATGACTGGGGAGTTGACTGGGAAAGTGCAGGGGATACCGCGGAATTTTATTCTCTCACCTATACCCTCGTCTATATGCAGCAGTTTTCTGCATTCTGGTCATTTATGGCCCGGTCGTCGGCCGGCCTTGCATCTGACTTCGAAAAGAATATATCCGGTGACGACATTTCATTTTCAGAGATGCTGATTCTCATGCACCGGTTCAGCTCAGGTTTTTCCCTCGGCGGAGGCGCTTTATATTCTCTTCGGGCCCAGGAAGTCTATCCTCTTCCTTTCCTGGTGTTCGAGTGGATTCCCGTAAAGGGGATGAAGATAGCGGGAATTGTTCCCGATAGTATCAGGATTAGCTTCATATTTCAGGAGTCGACTGGATTTGAATTATTTTTAAAAAAAGAGTCATTCAACTATCATGGAAATCCGGATAAATACCGTGTTGACAACCCCAGACTGGTATACACCAATCTGATTGCAGGTTCGGTTCTGCGTGTTACTGTGTCTGAAAGTATCAAACTGAATTTTGAATGCGGATATGCCTTTGGCGGAAAGTTCAAGCTGTATAACGGACATGATAAAGAAATGTCGATTGACACTGATCCTGAAATGCATGCAAAGATAGGTTTATCGGCAGGGATATAA
- a CDS encoding ABC transporter substrate-binding protein, with protein sequence MTSAGAIETFYMIGAEDRISAIGTSRAGIWPEDKTADLPSVGNLARPSFEKIIAAEPDLAIINGMNSDLAQQLTAVGIPVLVHNPGSIEEIINSILVLGILSGTKEKAVELVSERWGALQKIQNELNEEPLNLKGAFVYALEPLQAFSAESLPGEILKILGVSNIAASTSGQRPILTTEYILQQNPDFLFGAMSINNEKDLLNANSAITKTRAGQEKNIFIIPSQLILRPSPRIIDALSMLHEKLKEIGPASTDGEAD encoded by the coding sequence ATTACATCTGCCGGTGCTATAGAGACTTTCTACATGATCGGGGCGGAGGACAGGATTTCCGCTATAGGTACTTCCCGCGCAGGTATCTGGCCGGAGGATAAGACTGCTGATCTTCCCAGCGTTGGGAACCTGGCCCGGCCAAGTTTTGAAAAGATTATCGCCGCCGAACCGGACCTGGCAATTATCAATGGGATGAACAGTGATCTTGCACAGCAGCTTACAGCGGTGGGGATTCCCGTACTTGTACATAATCCCGGATCCATAGAGGAAATCATCAACTCTATACTGGTCCTTGGTATCCTGAGCGGCACCAAGGAGAAAGCGGTGGAACTGGTATCGGAGCGATGGGGTGCCCTGCAGAAAATACAAAACGAGCTTAACGAAGAACCCCTGAATCTGAAGGGGGCCTTTGTCTATGCCCTTGAACCTCTGCAGGCGTTTTCCGCCGAATCTCTTCCCGGGGAGATCCTGAAGATTCTGGGGGTAAGCAATATTGCAGCCAGCACAAGCGGCCAAAGACCAATCCTGACTACCGAGTATATCCTGCAACAGAACCCGGACTTTCTTTTTGGAGCAATGTCCATTAATAATGAGAAGGACCTTCTGAACGCCAATTCAGCCATAACAAAGACCCGGGCAGGGCAGGAGAAAAACATTTTCATTATTCCCAGTCAGCTTATTCTGCGCCCCTCACCGCGGATCATTGACGCCCTGAGCATGCTGCATGAGAAACTTAAGGAGATCGGTCCTGCCTCAACTGACGGAGAGGC